One stretch of Amycolatopsis tolypomycina DNA includes these proteins:
- a CDS encoding immunity 8 family protein translates to MTTDASTRAEIRWLLTPDIDPETYVPDDPERFMFLVQMIAGPAGEPGEESFDFEVCSPGWLAKQARGGPVAGRHHVIVDRFDWPALVAYFDDLVARCTGADWSEVAGKLSRYGLWEFEDYRA, encoded by the coding sequence ATGACGACGGACGCCTCCACCCGGGCCGAGATCCGGTGGCTGCTCACCCCGGACATCGACCCGGAGACCTACGTCCCGGACGACCCTGAGCGGTTCATGTTCCTGGTCCAGATGATCGCCGGGCCCGCCGGGGAGCCGGGCGAGGAGTCGTTCGACTTCGAGGTCTGCAGCCCGGGATGGCTGGCCAAGCAGGCCCGCGGCGGGCCGGTGGCCGGCCGCCACCACGTGATCGTGGACCGGTTCGACTGGCCCGCGCTGGTCGCCTACTTCGACGACCTGGTCGCCCGCTGCACCGGCGCGGACTGGTCCGAGGTCGCCGGGAAGCTGAGCCGGTACGGGCTCTGGGAGTTCGAGGACTACCGGGCCTGA
- a CDS encoding family 43 glycosylhydrolase yields MKLFSPRRFGVVLAVAAALVPLGSAGAGAAPSADTGSGLRAAASTLSVPDIDDVRGNLTLPTSGPDGTSVAWTSSAPSVITPTGEVTRPATGAAPAKVVLTAKVSLGRESTTRRFTATVAPKPVQEPLAGYSFFYFTGEGTSNGEQIYSALSKGNDPLNWTELNNGQPILKSSLGEMGVRDPFILRSPDGDKFYLLATDLRIYDGRGWDAAQRTGSRSIMVWESTDLAHWSRQRSVQVSPPTAGNTWAPEAFWDAKRGTYVVYWASKLYAENDPNHLGDSYNRMMYATTRDFHTFSAPQVWIDPGYSVIDSTVIKNQDTYYRFTKDERNNTSTTPCSKFITEEKATDLLDPHYGFVADCIGKATATSPGLSAGEGPTGFKSNTENKWYLFIDEFGGRGYVPFESTDLNSGKWTMSTGAHLPASPRHGTVLPVTQAEMNRLSLPPAPVKADAKGLVAHWPLDAKSGTVAADTTGHGYDGALAGDVSWAGGALAFGGRNGHVQLPNNLLTGASAATVSADVLVDPSQQTPYFLWGLGNTAKDGTGNGYLFTTGGTASGGFRGAIATGNWTTEQAAGAGGLPRGVWKNVTLTVGNGVEVLYLDGVEVARNSSATIKPSDLGGGVTAANYLGRSVYASDKTLTGKMKDVRLYNRALSGLEVATLPSNSTAIRSVQLDALKTPAVIDSGAGTVVLPVKPGTDLRRLAPKFALAPGATIKPDKPVNLSSPKQFTVTGAGGDRRVWTVEAHETRSPVLPGYNADPNIVAFGDTYYLYPTTDGFDGWSGTKFSAWSSKNLVDWTDEGVILDLGKDVSWADKNAWAPTIAKRGGKYYFYFCAEAKIGVAVSDSPTGPFVDLGKPLIAKNPDGGQAIDPAVFIDHSGQPYLYWGNGNAYVVPLNEDMVSYDSAKITRLTGLNDFREGLFMVERKGTYYLSWSIDDTRSEDYRVGYATAPSPTGPFTNRGLILSKDAHLGILGTGHSSMLQVPGTDDWYLAYHRFGIPGGDGTHRETTIDKLTFRRDGTIAPVVPTLESVRPQRIPWHCGAVRAS; encoded by the coding sequence ATGAAGTTGTTCTCCCCGCGCCGTTTCGGCGTCGTGCTGGCCGTCGCGGCCGCACTCGTCCCCCTCGGCAGCGCCGGCGCCGGTGCGGCGCCGTCCGCCGACACCGGCAGCGGTCTCCGCGCCGCCGCGAGCACCCTGTCCGTGCCCGACATCGACGACGTCCGCGGCAATCTCACGCTGCCGACGAGCGGCCCGGACGGCACGAGCGTCGCCTGGACGTCGTCCGCGCCGTCGGTGATCACCCCGACCGGCGAGGTCACCCGGCCGGCGACCGGCGCGGCCCCGGCGAAGGTCGTCCTGACCGCGAAGGTCAGCCTCGGCCGCGAGAGCACCACGCGGCGGTTCACCGCCACCGTGGCCCCCAAGCCCGTCCAGGAACCCCTGGCGGGCTACAGCTTCTTCTACTTCACCGGCGAAGGCACCTCCAACGGCGAGCAGATCTACTCGGCGCTCAGCAAGGGCAACGACCCGCTGAACTGGACCGAGCTCAACAACGGCCAGCCGATCCTCAAGTCGAGCCTCGGCGAGATGGGCGTGCGCGACCCGTTCATCCTGCGCTCCCCCGACGGCGACAAGTTCTACCTGCTGGCCACCGACCTGCGGATCTACGACGGCCGCGGCTGGGACGCCGCCCAGCGCACCGGCAGCCGGTCGATCATGGTCTGGGAGTCGACGGACCTGGCGCACTGGTCGCGCCAGCGCAGCGTCCAGGTGTCCCCGCCGACCGCGGGCAACACCTGGGCCCCGGAGGCGTTCTGGGACGCCAAGCGCGGGACGTACGTCGTCTACTGGGCTTCGAAGCTCTACGCGGAAAACGACCCGAACCACCTCGGCGACAGCTACAACCGGATGATGTACGCGACCACGCGAGACTTCCACACCTTCAGCGCGCCGCAGGTGTGGATCGACCCGGGCTACTCGGTGATCGACTCGACGGTGATCAAGAACCAGGACACCTACTACCGGTTCACCAAGGACGAGCGCAACAACACCTCGACGACGCCGTGCAGCAAGTTCATCACCGAGGAGAAGGCCACCGACCTGCTCGACCCGCACTACGGCTTCGTCGCCGACTGCATCGGCAAGGCCACCGCGACCAGCCCCGGCCTGTCCGCGGGCGAAGGGCCGACCGGGTTCAAGTCCAACACCGAGAACAAGTGGTACCTGTTCATCGACGAGTTCGGCGGCCGCGGCTACGTCCCGTTCGAGTCCACCGACCTGAACTCGGGCAAGTGGACGATGTCGACCGGCGCCCACTTGCCCGCTTCACCACGGCACGGCACCGTCCTGCCGGTCACGCAGGCGGAGATGAACCGGCTCAGCCTGCCCCCGGCACCGGTGAAGGCCGACGCGAAGGGCCTGGTCGCGCACTGGCCGCTCGACGCGAAGTCGGGCACGGTCGCGGCCGACACCACCGGGCACGGCTACGACGGCGCCCTCGCCGGTGACGTCTCCTGGGCCGGCGGCGCGCTGGCCTTCGGCGGCCGGAACGGGCACGTCCAGCTGCCGAACAACCTGCTCACCGGCGCCTCGGCCGCGACCGTGTCGGCCGACGTCCTGGTCGACCCGAGCCAGCAGACGCCGTACTTCCTGTGGGGCCTGGGCAACACGGCGAAGGACGGCACCGGCAACGGCTACCTCTTCACCACCGGCGGCACCGCGAGCGGCGGGTTCCGCGGCGCCATCGCCACCGGCAACTGGACCACCGAGCAGGCGGCCGGCGCCGGCGGGCTGCCGCGCGGGGTGTGGAAGAACGTGACGCTCACCGTCGGCAACGGCGTCGAGGTGCTCTACCTGGACGGCGTCGAGGTCGCCCGCAACTCCAGCGCCACGATCAAGCCGTCCGACCTCGGCGGCGGCGTCACGGCGGCGAACTACCTCGGCCGCTCGGTGTACGCGAGCGACAAGACCCTGACCGGCAAGATGAAGGACGTGCGGCTGTACAACCGGGCGCTGTCCGGGCTCGAGGTCGCCACGCTCCCGTCGAACAGCACCGCGATCCGCTCGGTGCAGCTCGACGCGCTCAAGACGCCCGCCGTCATCGATTCGGGTGCCGGGACGGTCGTGCTGCCGGTCAAGCCGGGCACCGACCTGCGGCGGCTCGCGCCGAAGTTCGCACTGGCGCCGGGCGCGACGATCAAGCCGGACAAGCCGGTGAACCTCAGTTCGCCGAAGCAGTTCACCGTGACCGGCGCCGGCGGCGACCGTCGCGTGTGGACGGTCGAGGCGCACGAGACCCGCAGCCCGGTCCTGCCGGGGTACAACGCCGACCCGAACATCGTCGCGTTCGGCGACACGTACTACCTGTACCCGACCACCGACGGCTTCGACGGCTGGAGCGGGACGAAGTTCTCGGCGTGGTCGTCGAAGAACCTCGTCGACTGGACGGACGAGGGCGTCATCCTCGACCTCGGCAAGGACGTCAGCTGGGCGGACAAGAACGCCTGGGCGCCGACGATCGCGAAACGGGGCGGGAAGTACTACTTCTACTTCTGCGCCGAGGCCAAGATCGGCGTCGCGGTGAGCGACTCCCCGACCGGCCCGTTCGTCGACTTGGGCAAGCCGCTGATCGCGAAGAACCCCGACGGCGGCCAGGCGATCGACCCGGCGGTGTTCATCGACCACTCCGGGCAGCCGTACCTGTACTGGGGCAACGGCAACGCCTACGTCGTCCCGCTGAACGAGGACATGGTGTCCTACGACAGCGCGAAGATCACCCGGCTGACCGGCCTGAACGACTTCCGCGAGGGGCTGTTCATGGTGGAGCGCAAGGGCACGTACTACCTCAGCTGGTCGATCGACGACACCCGCAGCGAGGACTACCGCGTCGGCTACGCGACGGCGCCGAGCCCGACCGGGCCGTTCACCAACCGCGGCCTGATCCTGAGCAAGGACGCCCACCTGGGCATCCTCGGCACCGGGCACAGCTCGATGCTGCAGGTCCCGGGCACCGACGACTGGTACCTGGCCTACCACCGCTTCGGCATCCCGGGCGGCGACGGCACCCACCGCGAGACGACGATCGACAAGCTGACGTTCCGCCGCGACGGCACGATCGCCCCGGTCGTCCCGACGCTGGAAAGCGTGCGGCCGCAGCGGATCCCGTGGCACTGCGGAGCGGTGCGGGCAAGCTGA
- a CDS encoding LLM class F420-dependent oxidoreductase — translation MELGFHLPIFDIDGGTPAIAGELARVGAAAEAAGATWLSFMDHYFQIEPTGLPAESNMLEGYTTLGYLAAHTSRIELGLLVTGVTYRHPGLLAKIVTTLDVLSGGRAALGIGAAWFEREHRGMGVPFPPVAERFERLEETLRICGQMWDPADNGPFEGKHYQLAETLCSPQPISRPKILIGGGGERKTLRLVAQYGDACNLFASSPEDVAHKLDVLRRHCDDLGRDYDAIRKTVLANNPRPAPETRDEFVRAMADYAKLGVQAAIVTPTTGSPAAWIEGMAPAVPQLAEL, via the coding sequence ATGGAACTCGGCTTCCACCTGCCCATCTTCGACATCGACGGCGGCACCCCCGCCATCGCCGGCGAGCTCGCCCGCGTGGGCGCCGCGGCGGAGGCAGCCGGGGCGACCTGGCTGTCCTTCATGGACCACTACTTCCAGATCGAGCCCACCGGCCTGCCCGCCGAGTCGAACATGCTCGAGGGCTACACCACGCTCGGTTACCTCGCCGCGCACACGTCCCGCATCGAGCTCGGCCTGCTGGTCACCGGCGTCACCTACCGGCACCCGGGCCTGCTCGCGAAGATCGTCACGACGCTCGACGTCCTGTCGGGTGGCCGGGCCGCCCTCGGCATCGGGGCCGCGTGGTTCGAGCGCGAGCACCGGGGGATGGGCGTGCCGTTCCCCCCGGTCGCCGAGCGGTTCGAGCGGCTGGAGGAGACCCTGCGCATCTGCGGGCAGATGTGGGACCCGGCGGACAACGGGCCGTTCGAGGGCAAGCACTACCAGCTGGCCGAGACGCTGTGCTCGCCCCAGCCGATCAGCCGCCCGAAGATCCTCATCGGCGGCGGCGGGGAGCGCAAGACGCTGCGGCTCGTCGCCCAGTACGGTGACGCCTGCAACCTCTTCGCTTCGTCGCCCGAGGACGTGGCGCACAAGCTGGACGTGCTGCGCCGCCACTGCGACGACCTCGGCCGCGACTACGACGCGATCCGCAAGACGGTGCTGGCCAACAACCCGCGCCCGGCACCGGAAACCCGCGACGAGTTCGTCCGCGCGATGGCGGACTACGCCAAGCTCGGCGTCCAGGCGGCGATCGTCACCCCGACGACGGGCTCGCCCGCGGCGTGGATCGAGGGGATGGCGCCGGCGGTGCCGCAGCTGGCGGAGCTCTAG
- a CDS encoding TetR/AcrR family transcriptional regulator: MNETPRERYRAQVREEIKRHAWEQIAAAGVPALSLNAIAKQVGMSGPALYRYFASRDELITALIRDAYRSLADTVRAARHAGAGVTGLATTVCDWARSDPQRYFLIYGTPVPGYHAPGDTTAISAEVMAVLIEACAEEAGEEPPTSFDTHLETHREWAGGSPAPAAALHRALSFWTRLHGVLSLELAGHFAGMKFDPDLLIAEELAALRNG; this comes from the coding sequence GTGAACGAGACCCCGCGAGAGCGTTACCGGGCCCAGGTGCGCGAGGAGATCAAGCGCCACGCGTGGGAGCAGATCGCGGCGGCCGGGGTGCCCGCGCTGTCGCTCAACGCCATCGCCAAGCAGGTCGGCATGAGCGGCCCGGCCCTGTACCGGTACTTCGCGAGCCGCGACGAGCTGATCACCGCCCTCATCCGGGACGCCTACCGCAGCCTCGCCGACACGGTCCGCGCGGCCCGTCACGCGGGGGCGGGCGTGACCGGGTTGGCGACGACCGTCTGCGACTGGGCGCGCAGCGACCCGCAGCGGTACTTCCTCATCTACGGCACGCCCGTGCCCGGCTACCACGCGCCCGGCGACACCACCGCGATCTCGGCGGAGGTGATGGCCGTGCTGATCGAGGCCTGCGCCGAGGAAGCGGGGGAGGAGCCGCCGACGTCGTTCGACACGCACCTCGAGACCCACCGCGAGTGGGCAGGCGGCAGCCCCGCGCCGGCCGCCGCCCTGCACCGCGCGCTGTCCTTCTGGACCCGCCTCCACGGGGTGCTCTCGCTGGAGCTGGCCGGCCACTTCGCCGGCATGAAGTTCGACCCGGACCTGCTGATCGCCGAGGAGCTGGCCGCCCTGCGGAACGGGTGA
- a CDS encoding GTP cyclohydrolase II, giving the protein MVPAATIRTRVRVPLHFADGYSAAAEVVTFDGLTDGGEHLALVFGAPARPLVRMHSECLTGDVFGSARCDCGPQLREAVERIDGAGGVLLYLRQEGRGIGLYAKLDAYALQDAGLDTYEANTALGLPEDARDYTAAAQMLAALGITEVDLLTNNPDKVRQLRERGVTVAGTVPTGVHATPDNLRYLDAKVRHTNHTLALPELAG; this is encoded by the coding sequence ATGGTCCCCGCTGCCACCATCCGCACCCGGGTGCGAGTCCCCCTGCACTTCGCCGACGGCTACTCGGCCGCGGCCGAGGTCGTCACCTTCGACGGCCTGACGGACGGCGGCGAGCACCTCGCCCTGGTGTTCGGCGCCCCGGCCCGGCCCCTGGTGCGGATGCATTCGGAGTGCCTGACAGGTGACGTGTTCGGCTCCGCCCGCTGCGACTGCGGGCCCCAGTTGCGGGAGGCGGTGGAGCGCATCGACGGCGCCGGCGGCGTGCTCCTGTACCTGCGCCAGGAGGGCCGGGGCATCGGCCTGTACGCGAAGCTCGACGCCTACGCCCTCCAGGACGCCGGGCTGGACACCTACGAGGCGAACACGGCACTGGGCCTGCCGGAGGACGCCCGCGACTACACGGCGGCGGCCCAGATGCTCGCCGCACTCGGCATCACCGAGGTGGATCTGCTCACCAACAACCCCGACAAGGTCCGGCAGCTGCGCGAGCGGGGAGTGACGGTGGCGGGCACGGTCCCGACGGGGGTCCACGCGACGCCGGACAACCTGCGGTACCTCGACGCCAAGGTCCGGCACACCAACCACACCCTGGCGCTGCCCGAACTGGCCGGCTGA
- a CDS encoding RNA polymerase sigma factor has protein sequence MTPEDTDSDDDASVIARSRDQPSLFAVIFDRHSRHIHRYLVRRLGPTVADDVLADTFLIAFDKRAKFDPERSDARPWLYGIATNLISRQRRTEVRELKLRLAVGPPPAEEGHADRVADQVSAQALTKRLDRALATLRPRERDVLLLIAAEGLAYQEVADALGVPVGTVKSRLSRARGRIRAELGAFDLVKETSGHG, from the coding sequence ATGACCCCGGAAGACACCGATTCCGACGACGACGCGAGCGTGATCGCGCGGTCACGGGACCAGCCGAGCCTGTTCGCGGTCATCTTCGACCGCCACTCCCGGCACATCCACCGCTACCTGGTGCGGCGCCTCGGCCCGACCGTCGCCGACGACGTCCTGGCGGACACGTTCCTGATCGCCTTCGACAAGCGCGCGAAGTTCGACCCGGAGCGGTCCGACGCGCGGCCGTGGCTCTACGGGATCGCCACGAACCTCATTTCGCGGCAGCGCCGGACGGAAGTGCGCGAACTGAAGCTCAGGCTGGCCGTCGGCCCGCCGCCCGCCGAAGAAGGCCACGCCGACCGGGTCGCCGACCAGGTCAGCGCCCAGGCGCTCACCAAGCGGCTCGACCGGGCCCTCGCCACCCTGCGGCCGCGCGAACGCGACGTCCTGCTGCTCATCGCCGCGGAAGGCCTGGCCTACCAGGAAGTCGCCGACGCGCTCGGCGTTCCCGTCGGCACCGTCAAATCCCGCCTCAGCCGGGCTCGCGGCCGCATCCGCGCCGAGCTCGGCGCCTTCGACCTCGTGAAGGAGACCTCGGGTCATGGATGA
- a CDS encoding S1 family peptidase, with protein MRTSSDRRRQFRARAVAVAVLAGGGLAFAHAATGATVAGPILAAAAGGQSLPDTAAPAPSPSPSPTFTRPAPNPVLPFNAKLTSDDIPEPGGGVRSGACSGALIAPQWVITAGHCFHDVKDVRIGGRPPYTMTVTVGRLKDTDPGGYTTEVVDVRQSPVNDLAVAKLATPIDDIVPIALATTRPVLGKQLQFAGWGSLSATVLGPSDHLKRGRFKVSGINQATLQAQPVGTRTVENGPCPEDSGGPFFVSDDDRTATLVAIVNTGPPCPQPGPETIARVDVVADWIREQIG; from the coding sequence GTGAGGACCTCTTCGGATCGACGACGGCAGTTCCGGGCACGAGCGGTGGCGGTCGCGGTGCTGGCCGGGGGCGGCCTCGCCTTCGCCCACGCCGCGACCGGGGCGACCGTCGCCGGTCCCATCCTCGCCGCGGCGGCCGGCGGCCAGAGCCTGCCCGACACCGCGGCCCCGGCGCCGTCGCCGTCGCCGTCGCCCACCTTCACCCGGCCGGCCCCGAACCCGGTCCTGCCGTTCAACGCGAAGCTGACGTCCGACGACATCCCCGAGCCCGGCGGCGGGGTGCGCAGTGGTGCCTGCAGCGGCGCGCTGATCGCGCCGCAGTGGGTCATCACCGCCGGGCACTGCTTCCACGACGTGAAGGACGTCCGGATCGGCGGGCGGCCGCCGTACACGATGACCGTGACCGTCGGGCGACTGAAGGACACCGATCCCGGCGGGTACACGACCGAGGTCGTCGACGTCCGGCAGTCGCCCGTGAACGACCTGGCGGTGGCGAAGCTCGCCACCCCGATCGACGACATCGTCCCGATCGCGCTGGCCACCACCCGGCCGGTGCTCGGGAAGCAGCTCCAGTTCGCCGGCTGGGGCTCCCTGTCCGCGACCGTGCTCGGCCCGTCCGACCACCTCAAGCGCGGCAGGTTCAAGGTGTCGGGCATCAACCAGGCGACCCTCCAGGCCCAGCCGGTCGGCACCCGCACGGTGGAGAACGGGCCGTGCCCGGAGGACTCCGGCGGCCCGTTCTTCGTCTCCGACGACGACCGCACCGCAACCCTGGTGGCCATCGTCAACACCGGGCCGCCGTGCCCGCAGCCCGGCCCCGAGACGATCGCGCGGGTGGACGTCGTGGCGGACTGGATCCGCGAGCAGATCGGCTGA
- a CDS encoding alpha/beta hydrolase, with amino-acid sequence MRVVDGYPGTRRPPAPAPDVAEPPLRRGPVLVTAVFAAMGGALIPAASVAGLWRVWQFYAMLFALVAAVGFGAAVVALGWPTRRTTRAGALTAAAGLALWVASRPLGLLTRLDPWQPADTVVGFTDYVAAALQGIAVLGFLVVRRRRAHPWPSAPRRVAAWIVLFPVLLLVVAAGAAGTVAAGDGITSPAASTLLDGGTFEYCRPDGIPLAMDLTRPAARGAPVALFLHGGGLVAGNRRPTGPGALLAGSRLVPLRDALTARGFAVAAIDYRLAPAARWPAPLDDARCAVRFLRAHAAELAIDPARITAVGTGAGGTLAALLGVAGQPEVRAVAAIAAPADFGLAGLDPLARAKVLTALGRSPATLREASPLSYPGTGAPPFLIAGGGRKSAEFADHLRAAGVPVTTGAGDPAEAARFLATVTGTLGP; translated from the coding sequence ATGAGGGTCGTCGACGGGTATCCCGGCACACGCCGGCCGCCGGCGCCCGCGCCCGACGTCGCCGAACCCCCGCTCCGGCGCGGTCCGGTGCTGGTCACGGCCGTTTTCGCGGCCATGGGCGGCGCGTTGATCCCGGCCGCGTCGGTGGCGGGGCTCTGGCGGGTCTGGCAGTTCTACGCGATGTTGTTCGCCCTGGTCGCCGCGGTCGGGTTCGGCGCCGCCGTGGTCGCGCTCGGCTGGCCGACCCGCCGGACCACCCGCGCCGGGGCGCTCACCGCGGCCGCCGGCCTCGCCCTGTGGGTCGCGAGCCGGCCACTCGGGCTGCTGACCCGGCTCGACCCGTGGCAGCCCGCGGACACCGTCGTCGGCTTCACCGACTACGTCGCCGCCGCGCTGCAGGGCATCGCCGTCCTCGGCTTCCTGGTCGTGCGACGGCGGCGCGCGCACCCGTGGCCGTCGGCGCCGCGGCGGGTGGCGGCGTGGATCGTGCTGTTCCCCGTGCTGCTGCTCGTGGTCGCGGCCGGCGCCGCGGGCACGGTCGCGGCCGGCGACGGCATCACGAGCCCGGCCGCTTCCACGCTGCTCGACGGCGGCACGTTCGAGTACTGCCGCCCGGACGGCATTCCGCTCGCCATGGACCTCACGCGCCCGGCCGCCCGCGGCGCCCCGGTGGCGCTGTTCCTGCACGGCGGCGGCCTCGTCGCCGGCAACCGCCGTCCCACCGGGCCGGGTGCGCTGCTGGCGGGGTCGCGGCTCGTTCCGCTGCGCGACGCGCTGACGGCACGCGGGTTCGCCGTCGCCGCGATCGACTACCGGCTCGCCCCCGCCGCCCGCTGGCCTGCCCCCCTCGACGACGCCCGGTGCGCGGTGCGGTTCCTGCGGGCCCACGCGGCGGAGCTGGCCATCGACCCGGCCCGGATCACGGCCGTGGGCACCGGCGCGGGCGGCACGCTGGCGGCATTGCTGGGGGTGGCCGGGCAGCCGGAGGTCCGCGCGGTGGCCGCGATCGCCGCCCCGGCGGACTTCGGCCTCGCGGGCCTGGACCCGCTCGCCCGCGCGAAGGTGCTGACGGCACTGGGCCGCTCCCCGGCGACGCTGCGCGAGGCGAGCCCGCTGTCGTACCCGGGCACGGGCGCCCCGCCGTTCCTGATCGCCGGCGGCGGCCGGAAATCGGCGGAGTTCGCGGACCACCTGCGCGCGGCGGGGGTGCCGGTGACGACGGGCGCCGGTGATCCGGCCGAGGCGGCGCGGTTCCTGGCCACGGTCACGGGCACACTGGGGCCATGA
- a CDS encoding CU044_5270 family protein, producing MDELDLIRDRAEAVGFAPAEHLAPARERLLAAARGERRHRPRRWFWIAGASVGLAAAITAVVSLAPAEQVGVGPGVAHADPVKVLTAAASTALKEPAKPPRPDQFLYVKTEDPNHHIREVWFSVDGTRDGLIGTTKIGGCRNGKAPNYGTNDPRKEGFLEDCKPSPVYRTDLPTTADGMLAYLNSQPSSQKDNPTVLGKAVWGLAYEQVLQPASYAALFEAAARTPGLMALDHVTDGAGRPGVGIRFPVEPGDSPKAQPIVMVFDATTYQFLGTTDSAVTVKTYVDRAGQRP from the coding sequence ATGGATGAACTGGACCTGATCCGCGACCGCGCGGAAGCCGTCGGGTTCGCCCCGGCGGAGCACCTCGCCCCGGCCCGTGAACGGCTGCTGGCCGCCGCCCGCGGCGAACGGCGGCACCGGCCGCGCCGCTGGTTCTGGATCGCCGGCGCCTCGGTGGGCCTGGCCGCGGCGATCACCGCCGTCGTCTCGCTGGCCCCCGCCGAGCAGGTCGGTGTCGGGCCGGGCGTGGCACACGCCGACCCCGTCAAGGTGCTGACCGCCGCGGCGAGCACCGCGCTGAAGGAGCCGGCCAAGCCGCCTCGCCCCGACCAGTTCCTGTACGTGAAGACGGAGGACCCGAACCACCACATCCGTGAGGTCTGGTTTTCGGTCGACGGCACCCGCGACGGCCTGATCGGCACCACCAAGATCGGTGGCTGCCGCAACGGCAAGGCGCCGAACTACGGCACGAACGACCCGCGCAAGGAAGGGTTTCTCGAGGACTGCAAGCCCTCGCCGGTCTACCGGACGGACCTGCCGACGACCGCCGACGGGATGCTGGCCTACCTCAACTCCCAGCCCAGCTCCCAGAAGGACAACCCCACGGTGCTCGGCAAGGCCGTGTGGGGGCTCGCCTACGAGCAGGTCCTCCAGCCTGCCTCCTACGCGGCGCTGTTCGAGGCGGCGGCGAGGACACCGGGGCTGATGGCCCTGGACCACGTCACCGACGGCGCCGGCCGCCCGGGTGTCGGGATCAGGTTCCCGGTGGAACCTGGTGACAGCCCGAAAGCGCAGCCGATCGTGATGGTCTTCGACGCCACCACGTACCAGTTCCTGGGAACGACCGACAGTGCGGTGACGGTGAAGACCTACGTCGACCGGGCGGGGCAGCGTCCCTGA
- a CDS encoding SRPBCC family protein — translation MLRTALLALSVTAGLTGTAAAAAATPATALTCHGVGIDPAARLHYRAETLIKAPAAAVWKLHTDVAGWPAWQPAVTSAQRLDTGPLRPGSRFRWTTPVPPTPTTPATTLVITSSVEQLRPGRCVRWTGPAIGDGLRIDRGVHVWTFTPMRGGVLVRTEESWTGEQVEADPATALRYLGAGLDAWLADLKTTAEAR, via the coding sequence GTGCTGCGTACCGCACTGCTCGCACTTTCGGTCACCGCGGGCCTCACCGGCACCGCCGCCGCGGCCGCGGCCACCCCGGCGACGGCCCTGACCTGCCACGGCGTGGGCATCGACCCGGCCGCCCGGCTCCACTACCGGGCCGAGACGCTGATCAAGGCGCCGGCCGCCGCGGTCTGGAAGCTGCACACCGACGTGGCCGGCTGGCCCGCGTGGCAGCCCGCCGTCACCAGCGCGCAACGGCTCGACACCGGGCCGCTGCGGCCGGGTTCGCGGTTCCGCTGGACCACACCGGTGCCGCCCACCCCCACGACGCCGGCCACGACGCTGGTCATCACGTCGAGCGTCGAGCAGCTGCGGCCGGGCCGGTGCGTCCGCTGGACCGGGCCGGCGATCGGCGACGGCCTGCGCATCGACCGCGGCGTGCACGTCTGGACGTTCACGCCGATGCGGGGTGGCGTGCTCGTGCGCACCGAAGAGAGCTGGACGGGCGAGCAGGTCGAGGCCGACCCCGCCACCGCCCTCCGCTACCTGGGCGCCGGGCTCGACGCCTGGCTCGCCGACCTCAAGACCACCGCCGAAGCGCGCTGA
- a CDS encoding MarR family winged helix-turn-helix transcriptional regulator, producing MGRPRWLNAEEKRAWNAFLGTYELLNRRLDQQLKQDSGISHLQYVILARLSGAPDHELRMAELACAVSNSKSGLTYQIGQLERAGLVRRRACESDPRAVYAVLTDEGMALLERAAPGHVALVRELLIDVLTPDQLRAVADGLGEANRRMVATDGSPTDCS from the coding sequence ATGGGTCGTCCGCGGTGGCTGAACGCCGAGGAAAAGCGCGCGTGGAACGCGTTCCTCGGCACCTACGAGCTGCTCAACCGCCGGCTCGACCAGCAGCTCAAGCAGGACTCCGGGATCTCCCACCTGCAGTACGTGATCCTCGCGCGGCTCAGCGGCGCCCCGGACCACGAGCTGCGGATGGCCGAGCTCGCCTGCGCCGTCTCGAACTCCAAGAGCGGGCTGACCTACCAGATCGGCCAGCTGGAGCGGGCCGGCCTCGTGCGCCGCCGCGCGTGCGAGAGCGATCCTCGCGCCGTCTACGCCGTGCTCACCGACGAGGGCATGGCCCTGCTGGAACGGGCCGCGCCCGGGCACGTCGCCCTCGTCCGGGAGCTGCTGATCGACGTCCTCACGCCCGACCAGCTGCGTGCGGTGGCCGACGGCCTCGGCGAGGCGAACCGCCGCATGGTCGCGACCGACGGCAGCCCCACCGACTGCTCCTGA